One genomic region from Vibrio sp. STUT-A11 encodes:
- a CDS encoding ABC transporter ATP-binding protein: MFNWFEKLTQPFPLHETEKPPKTLFGFCRFYTRGFEVPLIIMAVFSALIAITEVTLLRYMGELVDILSNQERATFWQDQGDQMLMMLFLVVVVMPALGFVHSMVMHQTLLGNYPMSIRWLIHRYLLKQAVGFFQRDFAGRVATKVMQSALAVRETVMKLLDVLVYISVYFLSMIWMMGEADGLLMLPIIVWLALYVVIQLYFIPKMKRVATDQADARSVMTGRIVDSYTNISTVKLFAHSQRELEYAESSMKQFLVTVYRQMRMVTCLLLSVDAINYLLLLSIGVISVYLWLDAAVTIGAIAIGISIALRVQGMSKWIMWEVSSLFENIGTVVDGISTISNDVEVKDVPNAKPLQIQQGEICFDTVGFNYSEEKAVFENLNLTIKAGEKVGIVGRSGAGKSTLVNLLLRFYDVNSGKICIDGQDISQVEQESLRQHIGMITQDTSLLHRSIRENILYGDPDASTESVIAAAEKAHAHEFIQTLKDEQGNVGYDVEVGERGVKLSGGQRQRVAIARVLLKNAPILIMDEATSALDSEVESAIQENLEVLMEGKTVIAIAHRLSTIAAMDRLIVMDNGEVIEQGSHQELLKLNGVYAQLWKHQTGGFLTE, encoded by the coding sequence ATGTTTAATTGGTTTGAAAAATTAACCCAACCGTTCCCCTTGCATGAAACCGAAAAGCCACCCAAGACATTGTTTGGCTTTTGTCGTTTTTATACTCGTGGTTTTGAAGTGCCGCTTATTATCATGGCGGTGTTTAGTGCGCTGATTGCGATCACCGAAGTCACCCTATTGCGCTATATGGGTGAGCTTGTCGACATACTATCTAATCAAGAACGAGCCACTTTCTGGCAAGATCAGGGCGATCAAATGCTGATGATGCTGTTTCTAGTTGTCGTCGTCATGCCCGCATTAGGTTTTGTGCATTCGATGGTGATGCACCAAACATTGCTGGGTAATTACCCAATGTCGATTCGCTGGCTGATTCATCGTTACTTACTCAAGCAAGCGGTTGGTTTCTTCCAGAGAGATTTCGCTGGCCGCGTTGCAACAAAAGTGATGCAAAGTGCCTTGGCGGTGCGAGAAACCGTGATGAAGCTGCTGGATGTATTGGTTTACATCAGTGTCTATTTTTTGTCGATGATATGGATGATGGGTGAGGCCGATGGTTTGCTCATGCTACCTATCATTGTCTGGCTTGCGCTGTATGTCGTCATTCAGCTCTACTTTATTCCGAAAATGAAACGAGTCGCGACCGATCAGGCGGATGCTCGCTCTGTGATGACAGGCCGTATTGTTGACTCTTACACCAACATCTCGACGGTTAAGCTGTTTGCGCATTCTCAGCGTGAGCTCGAGTATGCAGAAAGCAGCATGAAGCAGTTTTTGGTGACGGTATACCGTCAGATGCGCATGGTGACTTGCTTGCTGTTGAGTGTCGATGCAATCAACTACTTGTTGCTTCTGTCTATTGGTGTGATTTCCGTTTACCTGTGGCTGGACGCGGCGGTTACGATTGGTGCGATTGCAATCGGGATTAGTATTGCACTGCGCGTACAAGGCATGTCGAAATGGATCATGTGGGAAGTTAGTTCGCTATTTGAGAACATTGGTACCGTTGTTGATGGTATCAGCACGATTTCTAATGACGTTGAAGTAAAAGATGTACCGAATGCGAAACCGTTGCAAATTCAACAAGGTGAAATTTGTTTCGATACGGTAGGGTTCAATTACAGCGAAGAAAAAGCGGTATTTGAAAACCTTAACCTGACGATTAAAGCGGGTGAGAAAGTCGGTATCGTTGGTCGATCAGGTGCGGGCAAATCAACGTTGGTTAACTTGTTATTGCGTTTTTACGATGTGAATTCCGGTAAAATTTGTATCGACGGACAGGATATTTCACAAGTAGAGCAAGAATCTTTGCGTCAGCATATCGGAATGATTACGCAGGATACTTCTTTGTTGCACCGCTCGATCAGAGAAAACATTCTGTATGGTGATCCAGACGCCTCTACGGAGTCAGTGATTGCCGCCGCTGAGAAAGCGCATGCACACGAATTTATCCAGACTCTGAAAGATGAGCAAGGTAATGTTGGCTACGATGTTGAAGTCGGTGAGCGTGGCGTTAAACTCTCTGGCGGTCAGCGTCAACGTGTTGCTATCGCGCGTGTTCTGCTGAAAAATGCACCGATTCTAATTATGGATGAAGCAACATCGGCACTGGATTCGGAAGTGGAGTCTGCGATTCAAGAGAACCTTGAAGTATTGATGGAAGGAAAGACCGTGATTGCGATTGCTCACCGTTTATCGACCATCGCGGCGATGGATCGTTTAATTGTGATGGATAATGGCGAAGTTATCGAACAAGGCTCTCATCAGGAGCTTCTAAAGCTTAACGGAGTTTATGCTCAGTTATGGAAACATCAGACAGGCGGTTTCTTGACAGAATAG
- a CDS encoding DUF2058 domain-containing protein — translation MAKLTLQEQMLKAGLVNEKKLKKAKKGSKKSRVQAREVKAAVEESKRQQLERDKALSEQQNAERLSKEIKAQINQLIEMNKIDLKDGDIKYNFTDGTLVKSLYVDSLVREQLIKGILAIAIVGESYLVIPRGVANKIAQRDESVIIDQKEPEADIPAEDDPYAEFVVPDDLMW, via the coding sequence ATGGCAAAACTAACCCTTCAAGAACAAATGTTAAAAGCTGGCTTGGTTAACGAGAAAAAACTCAAGAAAGCCAAAAAAGGCTCTAAAAAATCCCGCGTTCAGGCTCGTGAAGTCAAAGCGGCGGTTGAAGAAAGCAAACGCCAGCAGTTAGAACGAGATAAAGCGTTGAGCGAACAACAAAATGCTGAGCGTCTGAGTAAAGAGATCAAAGCGCAAATCAATCAACTGATCGAAATGAACAAGATTGATTTGAAAGATGGCGATATCAAATACAACTTCACCGACGGAACGTTGGTGAAATCACTGTACGTTGATTCACTCGTTCGTGAACAGTTGATCAAAGGTATTCTGGCGATCGCAATCGTAGGCGAGAGCTATCTGGTTATCCCACGTGGCGTAGCAAACAAAATCGCCCAGCGTGACGAATCTGTGATCATCGATCAGAAAGAACCTGAAGCCGACATTCCTGCAGAAGATGACCCATACGCAGAGTTCGTCGTTCCTGATGATCTGATGTGGTAA